In the Deltaproteobacteria bacterium genome, CTCCCTGAATCCTCTGCTCCCGGGTTATGTATGTTATGAGCAGCCGAAAAACCATTACCATTATCGGGGCCGGTCCTTCCGGACTCTGTGCCGCGATCAACCTGGCGAAAGCGGGATACGGCGTCACCGTCTACGAAAGAAATCCTGATGTCGGGGTACGTTTCCACGGGGATTTTCAGGGAATCGAAAACTGGAGCAGCACCACCGATTTCATGACCCAGCTGGAAGAGATGTCGATCCGTCCGGATTTTCTCTGTCACCCCTATTCTACAGGCCGATTTTACAGGAAGGGAAACCACGGGGGAGTCGTCAAAGCGGACCGGCCTCTCTTTTACCTGACCCTGCGCGGAAAGGAAGAAAATTCCCTGGACTGCTCCCTGCGCCGGCAGGCGGAGGAGGCCGGGATAGAGATCCACTTCAACCGGCCGGGAAGGTCGTCGGAAGGAGAGATTGTCGCGACCGGTCCCACCCGTCCCAATGTCCTGGCCAGCGGCGTCACCTTCCGCACCGATTCGCCCGATGCCGTCATGGCCATCCTGAATGATGAAATCGCTCCCGGGGGATATGCCTACCTGCTCGTCCGGAAGGAACGGGGGACCCTGGCCAGCGTCTACTACCGGGATTTCAGGAAGGGAGCCGACTTTCTCGACGGGAGTATCCGCTACTTTCAGAAGCAGTTCCCCTTTGCGATGGAAGAGGCCCGGCACTTCACAGGATACGGAAGCTTTACCCCCGCGGTAACCGCCGTCCACCGTGGTCGGCTCTACGTCGGGGAAGCGGCAGGGTTTCAGGACTTTCTTTTCGGCTTCGGTATCCGATACGCCCTGACCTCGGGCTACCTCGCCGCACGCAGCATTATCGAGGAGATCGACTATGATACCCTCTGGCAGGAGACGCTTGGAAAACGACTGGCGACCTCCCTGTCTAACCGCTATCTCTACCAGACTTTCGGCTCCCTGGCGCACCGGTTAATCATCCGGCAGACCACCCGGGGGAATCCCTGGCGGTTCATGCACCGTTTCTACAATTCCTCCCTGTCCCGGAAGCTGGCCGCCCGTCCCGCAGCCCGCTGGTTTGCCGGTACGAAGGGAGGAAAAACGTTGTCTTACAAGGAGAAATCGGGTTAGTCTGAAGAAGAGGAAATCATGACCGGCAAACATTCTTGCACGTAAGGAGGCTTTATGAAAAAAACCAACATCTTTTTCCTGATCATCTTCGTATACCTGCTGAGCCGTACCCTGCCGGCCTGTGCCGAATGGAATTATACCTTCATCCCCACGGCCTCCCTCAACCTGGAATACGATTCCAATATCTTCTTTACGCAACGGGATAAAAAAAATGATTTTAATTACCAGGGGGAGGTCACCCTTCCGTTTCACGCGGTTTCTCCGAAGACCGACCTGAGCCTGTCGTACCGCTCCAGCCGTTTTCAGTACAAATCCGAAACGCAGGCAAATTACGGGAATCATTTTATTGCCTTCGGAGCGACCCACACATTCAGTCCCCGGTTCTCCGTCTCCCTGAAGGACAATTATTCCATTACCAAGGATTCGGACCGGGTCTTCCGATCCGGTTCGATTGCAGGGGAAACGGGGATTATCGCCGAACGTTCAAAACGGAAATCGAATTCCGTCACCGGGGGGGTTCACTACTCCCTCACCAAACGTTCTTCCCTCAGCCTCAGCGGGACAAACACTTTCTATCGCTATTCAAACGATTTA is a window encoding:
- a CDS encoding NAD(P)/FAD-dependent oxidoreductase, which translates into the protein MSSRKTITIIGAGPSGLCAAINLAKAGYGVTVYERNPDVGVRFHGDFQGIENWSSTTDFMTQLEEMSIRPDFLCHPYSTGRFYRKGNHGGVVKADRPLFYLTLRGKEENSLDCSLRRQAEEAGIEIHFNRPGRSSEGEIVATGPTRPNVLASGVTFRTDSPDAVMAILNDEIAPGGYAYLLVRKERGTLASVYYRDFRKGADFLDGSIRYFQKQFPFAMEEARHFTGYGSFTPAVTAVHRGRLYVGEAAGFQDFLFGFGIRYALTSGYLAARSIIEEIDYDTLWQETLGKRLATSLSNRYLYQTFGSLAHRLIIRQTTRGNPWRFMHRFYNSSLSRKLAARPAARWFAGTKGGKTLSYKEKSG